A window of the Mesorhizobium sp. genome harbors these coding sequences:
- a CDS encoding AraC family transcriptional regulator, whose translation MSDPLSEIISLLQPRAVFSKGISGAGRWAVRYSDFGEPSFCTVLEGSCLLAVDGKEVITLNAGDFVLLPATPGFTISGFEPVTPEFIDPKATPVPAGEVRHGTPDGDPDVRLLGGYFEFDSPNAELLLSLLPAVVHVRGIDRLATLVRLVAEETRAPRPGRDLVLTRLVEVLLIEALRLAPGDDAPPGLLRGLGDTRLAAAIRQMHEAPARPWTVAQLARTCALSRSAFFDQFTRAVGLSPMEYLVAWRMAVARGLLRQKHMSIADVAERVGYSSASTFSTAFSRHVGQPPRSFARAHG comes from the coding sequence ATGAGTGATCCTCTCTCCGAAATCATCTCGCTGCTCCAGCCGCGGGCCGTGTTCTCGAAAGGCATCAGCGGCGCCGGCCGCTGGGCGGTCCGGTACTCGGATTTCGGCGAACCAAGCTTCTGCACGGTGCTTGAGGGGAGTTGCCTGCTCGCCGTGGACGGCAAAGAGGTAATCACGCTGAACGCCGGCGATTTCGTCCTCTTGCCTGCTACGCCCGGGTTCACCATTTCGGGCTTCGAACCCGTCACGCCCGAATTCATCGACCCGAAGGCAACGCCCGTGCCGGCGGGCGAAGTCCGCCACGGCACGCCGGACGGAGATCCGGACGTGCGCCTCCTTGGCGGCTATTTCGAATTCGACTCCCCAAATGCCGAGCTGCTGTTGTCGCTTCTGCCGGCAGTGGTGCATGTGCGCGGCATCGACCGCCTCGCCACACTGGTGCGGCTCGTGGCGGAGGAAACAAGGGCGCCACGACCGGGTCGCGACCTCGTGCTGACGCGCCTGGTGGAGGTGTTGCTGATCGAGGCACTGCGGTTGGCCCCCGGTGACGATGCGCCTCCCGGTCTGCTGCGCGGACTTGGCGACACGCGGCTGGCGGCCGCCATCCGGCAGATGCACGAAGCACCGGCACGGCCGTGGACCGTGGCCCAGCTGGCCCGGACGTGCGCCCTCTCCCGTTCGGCTTTCTTCGATCAGTTCACGCGCGCGGTCGGACTGTCGCCGATGGAGTATCTCGTCGCGTGGCGCATGGCCGTTGCAAGGGGCCTGCTGCGGCAGAAGCATATGTCCATCGCGGACGTGGCCGAACGCGTCGGCTACAGCTCAGCCAGCACGTTCAGCACGGCCTTCAGCCGGCATGTGGGCCAGCCGCCGCGAAGCTTTGCACGCGCACACGGGTGA
- the gor gene encoding glutathione-disulfide reductase, protein MTAYDYDLFVIGGGSGGVRAARVSASLGKRVGIAEEYRFGGTCVIRGCVPKKLFVYASQYPEHFEDAVGYGWSVGETSFDWPTLIANKDREIARLEGLYRGGIDRAGGDTFHSRATLVDAHTVRIEAEKRTVTAEHILVATGGRPNPHASLPGHEHCILSDDAFHLAELPKSIVIAGGGYIAVEFANIFHGLGVETTLVYRGKEILGRFDHDLRHMLHETMEKKGIRILCQTIFEQIEKRTDGKLVAHLNEGEPIVADQVMLALGRMPNTENLGLEAAGVALGKIGEIVVDDYSRTSVPNIFAVGDVTNRVQLTPVAIHEAMCFVDTVFRGKPTRPDLEAVATAVFSQPEIGTVGLSEEDAGKEYDEVEVYRAVFRPMRNILPGRQERMLTKLVVDAKTRIVVGAHILGPDAGEMAQLLGIVIKGRLTKDVVDATMAVHPTAAEELVTMYQPSYRLKGGERVD, encoded by the coding sequence ATGACGGCATACGATTACGATCTCTTCGTCATCGGAGGCGGTTCGGGCGGCGTGCGCGCCGCGCGAGTTTCGGCAAGCCTCGGCAAGCGGGTCGGCATCGCCGAGGAATACCGCTTCGGCGGCACCTGCGTCATCCGCGGCTGCGTGCCCAAGAAGCTGTTCGTCTATGCCTCGCAATATCCCGAACATTTCGAGGATGCGGTCGGCTACGGCTGGAGCGTCGGCGAGACGTCGTTCGACTGGCCGACCCTGATCGCCAACAAGGATCGCGAGATCGCCCGGCTGGAAGGCCTCTACAGGGGCGGTATCGACCGTGCCGGCGGCGACACCTTCCACAGTCGTGCAACACTGGTCGATGCCCATACGGTGCGCATCGAGGCGGAGAAGCGCACGGTGACGGCCGAGCATATCCTTGTCGCCACCGGCGGACGTCCCAACCCGCACGCCTCGCTGCCGGGCCATGAGCATTGCATCCTGTCCGACGATGCATTCCATCTCGCCGAACTGCCGAAGTCGATCGTGATCGCCGGCGGCGGCTATATCGCGGTCGAATTCGCCAACATCTTCCACGGGCTCGGCGTCGAGACGACGCTCGTCTATCGCGGCAAGGAGATCCTTGGCCGTTTCGATCACGATCTGCGCCACATGCTGCACGAGACGATGGAGAAGAAGGGCATCCGCATTCTTTGCCAGACGATCTTCGAGCAGATCGAAAAGCGAACCGACGGCAAACTCGTCGCACACCTCAACGAAGGTGAGCCTATCGTCGCCGACCAGGTGATGCTGGCGCTGGGCCGCATGCCGAACACGGAGAACCTCGGGCTCGAAGCGGCCGGCGTGGCGTTGGGCAAGATCGGCGAGATCGTCGTCGACGACTATTCCCGCACCAGCGTGCCCAACATCTTCGCCGTCGGCGACGTCACCAACCGCGTGCAACTCACCCCCGTCGCGATCCACGAGGCGATGTGCTTCGTCGATACGGTGTTCCGCGGCAAGCCGACGCGGCCGGACCTTGAGGCGGTGGCGACGGCGGTCTTCTCGCAGCCCGAGATCGGCACGGTCGGACTCTCCGAAGAGGATGCGGGCAAGGAATATGACGAGGTGGAGGTCTACCGCGCCGTGTTCCGTCCGATGCGCAATATCCTGCCGGGCCGCCAGGAAAGGATGCTGACCAAGCTGGTTGTCGACGCGAAGACGCGGATCGTCGTGGGCGCCCACATCCTCGGCCCCGACGCCGGCGAAATGGCGCAACTGCTCGGCATCGTGATCAAGGGCCGGCTGACCAAGGACGTGGTCGACGCGACGATGGCGGTGCATCCGACCGCGGCCGAGGAACTCGTCACGATGTACCAGCCGAGCTATCGCCTGAAGGGCGGGGAGCGGGTGGACTGA
- a CDS encoding DUF2059 domain-containing protein, translating into MVLFTHPRRVIAALATVAVLAGSSLASAQEISDSHLKAARAAITSIKATDSMDSILPQANQMLKVELIQKNPNLEADIVRIVDEETLAIAPRRGDLEKEVAIAFAKAFSEQELTEIANFHNSPTGKKFLSDSPIVGREVSKAVDIWQLGIARDLSQAVGKKLAEIAPAAQQPAPVEAQPAQDPAAPKLNPPAQ; encoded by the coding sequence ATGGTGCTATTCACCCATCCCCGTCGCGTCATTGCCGCACTGGCCACGGTGGCGGTGCTGGCCGGATCCTCCCTGGCTTCCGCTCAGGAGATCTCCGACAGCCACCTCAAGGCGGCGCGCGCGGCGATCACCTCGATCAAGGCGACTGACTCGATGGATTCGATCCTGCCGCAGGCCAACCAGATGCTGAAGGTCGAGCTGATCCAGAAGAATCCGAATCTCGAAGCCGACATCGTCCGCATCGTCGACGAGGAGACGCTGGCCATCGCGCCGCGCCGCGGCGATCTGGAGAAGGAAGTGGCGATCGCCTTCGCCAAGGCGTTCAGCGAGCAGGAACTCACCGAGATCGCGAACTTCCACAATTCCCCCACCGGCAAGAAGTTTCTCTCCGACAGCCCGATCGTCGGCCGCGAGGTGAGCAAGGCCGTCGACATCTGGCAGCTTGGTATCGCCCGTGACCTGTCCCAGGCGGTCGGCAAGAAGCTCGCGGAAATCGCGCCTGCGGCGCAGCAGCCGGCGCCCGTCGAGGCGCAGCCCGCGCAGGATCCCGCCGCGCCGAAGCTGAACCCGCCGGCCCAATAA